In one window of Arachis ipaensis cultivar K30076 chromosome B06, Araip1.1, whole genome shotgun sequence DNA:
- the LOC107647256 gene encoding uncharacterized protein LOC107647256, with translation MATIAEALTRLTLPPQTTQGTQQASTSSSLPSQPQPNSKGSINAITLRSGTKLDKSVAIPSKLSEETNNEEVEDEVEVMRSKNETVDKSEEEPPKVKEPKRKTLLEESLPIPFPTLAKKAKKQEDLDPTVVKVFEKVEVTVPLFQAIQQVPKYAKFLKDICTHKDKLGNLNNKPVEHSISSLLPEKCNDPSPYFVTCPIGGTKFTDCMCDLGACVSIMPLPIYEKLNLAPLKRSGARFVLADKSIVSIMGIAENVIVNIQGLLFPADFHILETPPIDSTKPSSILLGRPFLKTVRFKLDAHSGVYSFESDEKLVKFTLEESNKPILEAYSIFWSNIVEDKVIEDDKEQGKEDSAK, from the coding sequence ATGGCTACAATAGCCGAAGCCCTTACTCGTTTAACTCTCCCTCCTCAAACCACACAAGGCACCCAACAAGCCTCAACCTCAAGTAGTTTGCCTTCCCAACCTCAACCTAATTCTAAAGGAAGCATAAATGCCATTACTCTTAGAAGTGGTACTAAATTGGATAAGAGTGTGGCTATACCCTCAAAGTTGAGTGAGGAGACAAACAATGAGGAGGTAGAAGATGAAGTGGAGGTGATGAGGAGTAAGAATGAAACTGTTGACAAAAGTGAGGAAGAACCACCAAAGGTCAAGGAGCCCAAGAGAAAGACCTTGCTTGAAGAGTCTTTGCCCATTCCATTCCCAACCTTGGCAAAGAAAGCAAAGAAACAAGAAGATCTTGACCCCACTGTGGTGAAAGTTTTTGAGAAAGTTGAAGTTACCGTCCCTCTCTTTCAAGCTATTCAACAAGTGCCGAAATATGCCAAGTTCCTCAAGGATATCTGCACTCACAAAGACAAGCTTGGCAACCTCAACAACAAGCCGGTAGAGCATTCTATCTCTTCTTTACTTCCTGAAAAATGCAATGATCCCAGCCCATATTTCGTTACTTGTCCGATTGGTGGGACCAAGTTCAcagactgtatgtgtgatttggGGGCGTGTGTGAGCATCATGCCACTCCCCATCTATGAAAAACTTAACTTAGCACCCCTAAAGAGATCTGGGGCGAGATTTGTGTTAGCCGACAAGAGTATTGTGTCAATTATGGGGATTGCAGAGAATGTCATAGTCAATATTCAAGGATTGCTCTTTCCAGCTGATTTTCACATCTTGGAGACACCTCCTATTGACTCAACCAAGCCATCATCAATACtccttggaagaccattcttgaagacGGTCCGTTTCAAGCTAGATGCACACTCGGGAGTCTATTCTTTTGAGTCGGATGAAAAATTAGTCAAGTTCACCTTGGAGGAGTCCAACAAGCCCATTCTTGAAGCTTACTCCATTTTTTGGAGCAACATAGTTGAAGACAAAGTGATTGAAGATGACAAGGAACAAGGAAAGGAGGATAGTGCAAAATAG